The Brevibacterium atlanticum genome segment CATCTTCGAAGATTGCGAGGTCCACGGGCCAAGACGAGAACGATCGTCCCGCCTCTCGGCTTGAAGCGTCGTGTGGAGACTTGGGCACCCTCCATTCCGGGTCCCACTGCAGTTGTTCCCGGTCCCAGCCGACCCTGACAAGCTCTTCGATAGTGGGGAGCCGAACCTGCTGATGCTCGGGACCGCCCAAATTGCCCTCGCTCACTTCTGCCTCCCTGAGGTCACTCTGTTGTGGAACTCCGCTGAATCTTCGCCTCGCTGTAGGAAAGCTTTTAGCTCGCCAGCGAGCGAACTACTTGCGACGCTGTGGAGAGATCGTGACTTATCAAGGTGCCCAAGTTCCTTAAGGCGTTTCTGCACTTGCGTGAGCAACAACTTTCCGTACAGCATCTCTTCAGTAGGCGCTGCGCCATCAGGCCATAGCTCATCAGTACGAGGAGCACCACCGTCAAGGTACTCCCGGTTGATCGCGCGGCGCTTGTCTCGATGCTTCTTCTTTAACTGGGGTAACCAATCCTCTAGAACCTCTGAACGGATTCTCGTGGCATCTTTACTGGCAAGGCCCGTCACCTTAACGATATGATCAACCGTTGCGTGATACGCCTCCGTGTCGCATAAAGTCGGCGAGAAGACCTCAATGCCTCGATCGTCAAATACACGCGACCATTCCCTTAACTCGGCGGCAGTGAGAAAGTCTCGATCGCGGTGAACAATCACCCGCGGGGACACTGCCATCATTTCAGACATTTCTTGGAACGCTTCAGCTGTATATTTATTGCCAAGCCCATTAAATGAAGCAATCTTGACGTCATCTTCAGAGTAACCCGCTTCACGGAGCGCAAGACGCAATGCCCAAGGGTCTTCATCCTCAGTACAGAGGATTACGCTGCTATTCAGATCTAATTGATCTAGAGCACCGAGATCCATTAGGAGCGCAGTTAGACCTCGCTGATCATCTGCCTCAACTTCACCATCTTTCATCCAAACCACCTTGACAGATTCGGATGCCCCAGTGATCAAGTGCCGGCTGTGCGTACAAACGATAACCTTGCATTCGAAATCCACGGCAATACGCTCAAGTGCTACGCCAAGCGCCTTCTGACGGGATGGGTGAAGATGACTGTCCGGCTCATCAACAAGCAGAAGGGCAGGCCTAAACAGAAGTACGTACGCGAATATTTGCGTTATCTGCAGGATCCCGGTCCCCCACAGGTCCACGGGAAGATGATCCCTCCTTGGCACAGATTCCCCCGTGGCAAGCCGCACGTCCACATAAAGGTCGCGATCCGGATCGTATTGAACCAGGAACGAGACAGGAACCTTCAGAACAGACTCAAGCATTTCTTCGAGTCTTCCCAAGAGGTCTCGGTCGGAAAGGAGACGAATGATGTTTCGGAATACAAGATTCGCGTCACCACTCGCAGCTTTGCGGAACACGGCAGCATACCCACTCATTTCCTCTCGATGAGGAACCCCTGCTAGCCCGGGAACATAAACACTAAAAAGCTTCTTCGGATCGCAAATAACCTGACCGAATCCTAGTGAAGTGCCGGACCTGTCAACGCCTACATTATTGTGGTTTCGAGCCTTGTACATCTCGATTCGATACTCCGAAGGCACGTCATTATCTACCGGCGTACCTTCAAAAAGAACGGAACCGCGGAGTCCGTCGCCTCGGTTTGAGTACTGAGCACCATGGCCGAGGAGGGAGAACTCAGCTACCGGAGAATAGCGCAGGCTAGCTTCAGCGATGACTTGCTGCCCCAGCTCCACTGATGCCTGAGCGCAACTGACCGCGGTGTGGATCGCCTGCAGCACGCTACTCTTTCCCGAATTGTTGCCGCCAACCAAATAGGTGATCGGTCCCAACTCGATCCGCGAATCCTTGATCCGTTTAAAGTTTCGGATACGCACTGCCTCTATCACGAGAGAAGCGCGGCGTTGCCTCGGTGGTTCCGATTCCCTACCTTCACTTCCGTTGCCGAGAACGTCAACATCGAGAGCGTTTCTGTCCTTTGCGCTCCCACCGTCGGAAACGTCGCTCACTTCCTGCCGCCAGAGGCTAATTCGCTATGAAGCTCCACCACGTGTCGATTAAACATCTTGTCTTCCACATCTCGAACCAACGGCCAATGTCTATGCCAACTGTATATGAACATGAACGTTCAAACTCACCGAGCCTTGCTCGCGCTGGAACGGGCCGCACCCGGATACCCACATGCAGTCGCCGGAGCTCCGACTGGTCGGTTAGCCGGACTTACAGTTGCTGGTCTCAGTTATACGGTTTGAACTGAGCGACCAGGATGACAGGCCTCTCGATCGACAAATTGCCAAGACTAGACTCTGATTCCCAAAATTGTCGCTCCCTGCAGAGCTCCCCAAGAAGCGTTCTTCTTATGACACAGGACCGAGTTGTTCACCTTCTCACTTCGTGAACGTTCACTCCTCCACTCGTTCCACCCGTCCCACTAGGAATACGTACGACAGCACGCCCACGATCGTGATCGCGGCCATGTAGACGAATGCCGGGGCGAAGTCGACGTCGGTGACGAGGAAGCCGATGACGATCGGTGTGGCGATCGATGACAGGTTGCCGATGAAGTTGAACATTCCTCCGGTCAGACCTAACAGTCGCTCGGGTGCCAACGCAGACACCAGCGACCAGGTGATCGAGGCGAAACCGTTGCCGAAGAATGCGATCGACATAAACACGATGACCAGGGCCGACGAGTCCGTGTAGTTGGCGCCTAGCATGAACACTGTCATTGCCAGGCCGATGATGATCGGCAGCTTCCGGGCCGTACCCAGTGACAGTCCCTTCTTCACCATGAAGTCGGAGACCCACCCGGAGAGCAGCACACCGACGAGCGCGGCGATGAACGGCAGAGAGGCCATGAAGCCCGACTCGATGTAGTCCATTCCGCGATAGTCGACGAGGTAGGTCGGGAACCACGTGAGGAAGAACCACAACGTCGATGTCAGGCAGAACTGACCAAGGTAGATTCCCCAGAGCTTCCGGCGGGTGAGCACGACCTTCACGTCCGACCACTTGAGCTTCGGCTTGGCCTCCTTCTTCACACCCGTCTCGACATCAACCAATCCCCCGCCCGATGCAATGAGATCGATCTCGGCCTGGTTGACTCCCGACTTGTCGCGCGGCTCGCGGTAGACGAACCACCAGATCGCCGCCCAGATGATGCCGACGACACCGGTGAGGATGAACACCCAGTGCCAGGTGAGCACCGTCTGCAGCCACGACAGCACTGGAGTGAGCAGCGCGAGACCGATGAACTGGCCCGAGGTGTAGAAGGCGATGACGCGTCCGCGTTCGCGCTCCGGGAACCACGCAGTGGCGACCTTGTTGTTGATGGGATAGGCGGGCGCTTCGAACCCACCGACCATGAGCCGGAGGATGATGAGGGCGACGAATCCGCCGGACATTCCCATGAAGAGTGTGGCCAGGGACCACAGCACCAGGCACGAGGCGTAGAGCACGCGCGGTCGCACTCGGTCGACGAGCCACCCGCCGGGCAACTGCATTGCGGCATAGGTCCAGCCGAACGCAGAGAGCAACAGTCCCTGCTGGCCCGTGGTGAGGTCGAACTCCTGGGACAGTGCCGGCATCGCGATGGACAGGTTGGCCCGGTCCATGTAGTTGATGACGACGGTGATGAAGAGCAGAACCGCGATGATGTAGCGAATCCGTGTGGGACGTGTAGTGACTGCGCTGTCGAGTTTCGTCATGACGTCGGGTTTCCGGTTTCTGTTGGGTTGCTGGCCACGCGTATCGGAGCCCGCAGCAGGAGCAGGTAGGCGATTCCCGCAATTACTGCGACGACGGCGCCCAGGAGGAAGGGAACGAGGTATGAGTCTGTGGTCGTCACCAAGACTCCGGTGAGCCACGGCGAGAGTGAACCAGCGAAGTAGCCGCCGAAGTTCTGGATAGATCCCAGTGAGGCGACGCGACTACCAGTGACCACATCAGCAGGGATTGACCACCCCACGGCGCTCAGTGCTCCGCAGAAGAACAGTGCAAGGCTCATCGCCGACAGTTGGAGAACAAAGTGGCCGGTAGTGATTCCGACAAGGACAGAGCATACGGCGAGCGCGCCGCCATAGATCGCAGCGATCTGTCGTTTGCAGACTAGAGGAGCTAACTGGTCCCGCATCCGCGAATACTTTGTGGTGAACCAGCCGCCGAGGATACCGCCGATGCCTCCGACCGCGAATGGAATCGCCGTGTACCACCCCAGTGCGGCATCGGCCACAGAGTAGATGTCATTGAGCATTAGAGGCAGAAAGGTCACGAAGATATTCAGTGTCCACACGACGGCGACAAATCCCAACACCATCGCCCAAGTTTGGGGCTTGGTGAAGAGCTTCAACCAAGGGATGTGACCAGTCGGGGCATTGTCGTCTTCTTCTCGAGCTCGGATGTGCTCAAGTTCAGCCGCCGAGACCCTTCGGTCATGCTCCGGGGAACGGTAGAAGACCCAGAAGCCCACTGCCACGATGACACCGAGCACACCGAGGATGACGAACATTGCCCGCCACCCGAAGCCCAGAATGAGGAAGGTGAGAATCGGCGGAGCGACGGCGGGTCCCCATTTACTTCCCGAGTCGTAGACGCCGACTGCGGCTCCGCGCTCTCGGGGTGGGAACCACTCGGCGACTATCTTCGCCGAAGTGGGCGATACCGGGGCTTCGAAAACTCCGAGCAGGACTCGAGACACCATGAAATGCCACATGTGGTGACCAAAAGCCATCAGTGAAGTGGCGATCGACCAGAACCCCAACGCCATTACGTATACCGGCTTCGCACCGAGGCGATCAGTCAGCCATCCACCTGGCAACTGAAAGAACGCGTACGTCAGTGAGAACGCCGTACCTAACAGCCCGATGTCCGCGGCGGTCAGACCGAGTTCGTCGATCATGTGCGGAGCTGCGATCGACAGTGACGATCGATCCATGTAGTTGATCATCATCGCTGCGAGCAGCCATCCGAGGATCCACCACCGGGCTCTTCCCGGTGAGGCTACGCGTCGCGACACTGTAGCTTCAGTCTTTGAGCTCATCGTTGAACGCCCTTCTCTTCTACCGATTCCGTCCCGTCACCATTCCGCGAAGGAGCCGTCGGTGTGCCGCCAGATCGGGTTGCGCCACCGGTGCCCCTCGGCGGAGCGTTCGATGACGTATTCTTCGTTGACCTCGATGCCGAGTCCGGGGCCGGACGGGATGTCGATCATGCCGTCGTCATAGTTGAACACTGACGGGTCGGTGACGTAGTCGAGCAGGTCGTTGCTCGTGTTGTAGTGGATGCCCAGGCTCTGTTCCTGGATGAAGGCGTTATAGCTGCCGGCGTCGACCTGCAGGCAGGAGGCGAGCGCGATCGGCCCCAGCGGGCAGTGCAGGGCGAGCGCCACATCATAGGCTTCGGCCATCATCGCGATCTTCCGCGTTTCGGTGATTCCGCCGGCATGGGAGACGTCCGGCTGGATGATGTCGACAGCGCCGGAAGCGATCACCTCACGGAAGTCCCACCGAGAGAAGAGCCGCTCACCCAGTGCGATCGGCGTCGGCGTGTTCGCCATGACGTCGCGCAGTGAGCCGAAGTGTTCGGAGAGCACCGGTTCTTCGATGAAGAGCAGTCGGTAGGGTTCGAGTTCCTTGATGAGGACCTTGGCCATCGGCTTGTGCACGCGGCCGTGGAAGTCGACGCCGATGCCGAAGTCCTCACCGGTGGCCTCCCGGATCGCCTGAACGTTCTCGATGACCTGGTCGACCTTGGTGTACGAGTCGATGAACTGCAGTTCCTCGGTGGCGTTCATCTTCACTGCGGTGAAGCCGCGGTTCTTCGTCTCGAGTGCGGCTGCTGCGGTGTCGCCTGGACGGTCTCCGCCGATCCACGAATATGTTCGGATCCGATCCCGAACCTTCCCGCCAAGCAGCTGGTGGACCGGCTGTCCGAGTGCCGTGCCTTTGATGTCCCACAGTGCCTGATCGATTCCGGAGATCGCACTCATGAGGATGGGGCCACCGCGGTAGAAGCCACCGCGGTACATGATCGTCCACAGGTCCTCGATGTTCGCAGGATCCTTGCCTATGAGCAGATCGGAGAGTTCGTCGACGGCGGAGGCGACAGTTGCTGCCTTGCCTTCGATGACGGGTTCGCCCCATCCCACGATCCCTTCATCGGTTTCGATCTTGAGGAACAGCCACCGAGGCGGCACTGTGTACGTCGTCATCGACGTGATCTTCATTGGTCGGGCCTTTCGTTCGGATGTTGTCGTTGATGTATCGGTGTTCAGTTGGTGTGCGCCCACGCCGAGGCGATCGCCTCGGCCCGCACGCGTACGTCGTCGGGACAATCGCCTCGGCGATAGAGCGAGGACCCCAGGCCCAGGCCCGCGGCTCCGGCGTTGCGCCATTCGGCGGCGTTGTCGGCTCCTACTCCCCCGACGGGAAATAGCTTGGTGCCGGTAGGCAACACCTCGCTCCAGGCCTTCATCCCGCTGATCCCCATCGCCGAGGAGGGGAAAAGTTTGACCTTGGTAGCACCTGCCTTGATGGCGGCGAACGCCTCGGTCGGTGTCGCTGCTCCCGGGTAGGGAGTGAGGCCCATCCCGAGCGCGGTCTGGATGACTTCGGTGTCGGTGTCGGGGGCGACGATGATGCGGGCACCTGCTCGCTTGCAGTCGCGGACCTGGTTCGCGGTGAGCACGGTGCCGGCACCGATCTCCACGTCGTTGCCGAACCGTTCGACCAATGCGGTGATGGAGTCGAGCGGGTCGGGAGAGTTGAGCGGAACCTCGATGGCGGAGAACCCGGCGGCGACGATGCCTTCGGCGATGTCGAGGACTTCGTCGGGGCGGACGCCGCGGAGGATGGCGATGAGGCCGGAGGGGACAGTGTCAGGCATGAGTGTGCTCCTTGGTCGGGACGAGGCCGGATTGTTCGGCGATGCGGAAGAGACCGGTGGCGGCCGCACGCGGATTCGCGTTGATCGTCTCTCGGCCTACTCGGTGCAGTGCGCGGGTGTAGCGTTTCGTCAGATCTGTGGTTCCGCAGACGATCACGGGGGCGCTCGACTCGGTAACCGTGGTGAGCTGGTGGGCTACCTCGGCACCGATGAGCATTCCCGAGAGATAGTCGTTGACTTCTTCGGGACGCAGTTGTCCGTCGAGAGCCCAGGTTCGGGCGGAGAAGATTGAGAACGTCACGGCGGCGGGGTTGTCGCCTCCGACGTTCAGTCCCCAGTCGAAGGCCTCGGAGTGGAAGCCTGCGGTGGGTTCGGCGAGGCGGCTGAGGATTGATGAGTTGCTGAGCAGGCCGAAGAGCTCTCCGCTCATCGAGGTGGTGAAGTCGGTGACGCGTTGTCCGTGGCAGCTCACCCATTTGGTGTGGGTACCAGGGAGGATCACCGTGCTGGGTTCGTTCTCTTCTTCGCCGAGGAGGCCGAGCAGTTGGGTCTCTTCCCCGCGGATGACGTCGGGAGGAGTCGTCTCGGTCGGGGCTTTCTGCAGGCCGGGGACGATGCGGAGGTCGCCGGTCGTCAGTTCGACCGTGGTCAGTTCCCCGCCCATGTCGCTGAGGTCGGTGGGCAGTTCGAGGTAGCCTGCCTCGGCGACGCCCTGTGTTGAGCCAATCATTCCGGAGGCGAGCATCGGCAGGGGGCCGTAGGTGGTGAGCCAATCGCCGACCGCGGTTTCAGCGATTCGGGAGAAGTCGCCTCGGAGATCTGTGGTGTCGGAGCTGACGGCCATGATGCCGTCGGAGCCGTTGCGTTCTGCGAGGACCTGTCCGTCGCTGCCGATGAGGAAGGCCCGCAGCGAGCTCGTTCCCCAGTCGAGGCCGATCATCTGTGGGGCCTCGGGTGGTGCCAGTTTTACCATAAGAGCCACTATGGGCAGGTGTTCCATCATGCGCCACCAGTGTCCTTATATGTGGGATAGATGACATACTGGGGTGATGATCGAGGATTCTGGAACTGTTGCGGGCGAGGCCATTCCGCAGGGCACTCAGACCTTGGCCAGGGGGCTGCAGATCGTCAGTGCCGTGGCTCATGGCTCGACGACGCTGAAGTCGATTGTCGAATCGACTGGTGTCGGTCGGTCGAGCGCGCACAGGATGATTCAGCTGTTGGTGCAGATGGGGTATCTGCGACATGGGTCGCCAGGCGAGTTTCGTCTGGGACCGACACTGATTGAGTATGGTTTTACCGCGCTCAATCAGGATCCGCTTCCCGTAGTGGCCAGGGAGAGCCTGGAGGCGTTGGCCGAACGAACTCAGGACACGATCCATCTTTCGGTCGAGGATGGTGAGTCGGTGCTCTATCTCCATAAGATCCCGGGCACCCGTGGAGCCGAGATGCGTTCCCGCATCGGCCACAGGATGCCGATGACGCTCACCGGTGTGGGCAAGGCGTTGCTTCTTGGGCAGGATGACCGGTGGGAGCGTCTGTTCGTTGCGGAGAACC includes the following:
- a CDS encoding 2-dehydro-3-deoxygalactonokinase; translation: MVKLAPPEAPQMIGLDWGTSSLRAFLIGSDGQVLAERNGSDGIMAVSSDTTDLRGDFSRIAETAVGDWLTTYGPLPMLASGMIGSTQGVAEAGYLELPTDLSDMGGELTTVELTTGDLRIVPGLQKAPTETTPPDVIRGEETQLLGLLGEEENEPSTVILPGTHTKWVSCHGQRVTDFTTSMSGELFGLLSNSSILSRLAEPTAGFHSEAFDWGLNVGGDNPAAVTFSIFSARTWALDGQLRPEEVNDYLSGMLIGAEVAHQLTTVTESSAPVIVCGTTDLTKRYTRALHRVGRETINANPRAAATGLFRIAEQSGLVPTKEHTHA
- a CDS encoding ATP-dependent nuclease produces the protein MSDVSDGGSAKDRNALDVDVLGNGSEGRESEPPRQRRASLVIEAVRIRNFKRIKDSRIELGPITYLVGGNNSGKSSVLQAIHTAVSCAQASVELGQQVIAEASLRYSPVAEFSLLGHGAQYSNRGDGLRGSVLFEGTPVDNDVPSEYRIEMYKARNHNNVGVDRSGTSLGFGQVICDPKKLFSVYVPGLAGVPHREEMSGYAAVFRKAASGDANLVFRNIIRLLSDRDLLGRLEEMLESVLKVPVSFLVQYDPDRDLYVDVRLATGESVPRRDHLPVDLWGTGILQITQIFAYVLLFRPALLLVDEPDSHLHPSRQKALGVALERIAVDFECKVIVCTHSRHLITGASESVKVVWMKDGEVEADDQRGLTALLMDLGALDQLDLNSSVILCTEDEDPWALRLALREAGYSEDDVKIASFNGLGNKYTAEAFQEMSEMMAVSPRVIVHRDRDFLTAAELREWSRVFDDRGIEVFSPTLCDTEAYHATVDHIVKVTGLASKDATRIRSEVLEDWLPQLKKKHRDKRRAINREYLDGGAPRTDELWPDGAAPTEEMLYGKLLLTQVQKRLKELGHLDKSRSLHSVASSSLAGELKAFLQRGEDSAEFHNRVTSGRQK
- a CDS encoding MFS transporter — its product is MMINYMDRSSLSIAAPHMIDELGLTAADIGLLGTAFSLTYAFFQLPGGWLTDRLGAKPVYVMALGFWSIATSLMAFGHHMWHFMVSRVLLGVFEAPVSPTSAKIVAEWFPPRERGAAVGVYDSGSKWGPAVAPPILTFLILGFGWRAMFVILGVLGVIVAVGFWVFYRSPEHDRRVSAAELEHIRAREEDDNAPTGHIPWLKLFTKPQTWAMVLGFVAVVWTLNIFVTFLPLMLNDIYSVADAALGWYTAIPFAVGGIGGILGGWFTTKYSRMRDQLAPLVCKRQIAAIYGGALAVCSVLVGITTGHFVLQLSAMSLALFFCGALSAVGWSIPADVVTGSRVASLGSIQNFGGYFAGSLSPWLTGVLVTTTDSYLVPFLLGAVVAVIAGIAYLLLLRAPIRVASNPTETGNPTS
- a CDS encoding MFS transporter, whose amino-acid sequence is MTKLDSAVTTRPTRIRYIIAVLLFITVVINYMDRANLSIAMPALSQEFDLTTGQQGLLLSAFGWTYAAMQLPGGWLVDRVRPRVLYASCLVLWSLATLFMGMSGGFVALIILRLMVGGFEAPAYPINNKVATAWFPERERGRVIAFYTSGQFIGLALLTPVLSWLQTVLTWHWVFILTGVVGIIWAAIWWFVYREPRDKSGVNQAEIDLIASGGGLVDVETGVKKEAKPKLKWSDVKVVLTRRKLWGIYLGQFCLTSTLWFFLTWFPTYLVDYRGMDYIESGFMASLPFIAALVGVLLSGWVSDFMVKKGLSLGTARKLPIIIGLAMTVFMLGANYTDSSALVIVFMSIAFFGNGFASITWSLVSALAPERLLGLTGGMFNFIGNLSSIATPIVIGFLVTDVDFAPAFVYMAAITIVGVLSYVFLVGRVERVEE
- a CDS encoding IclR family transcriptional regulator; amino-acid sequence: MIEDSGTVAGEAIPQGTQTLARGLQIVSAVAHGSTTLKSIVESTGVGRSSAHRMIQLLVQMGYLRHGSPGEFRLGPTLIEYGFTALNQDPLPVVARESLEALAERTQDTIHLSVEDGESVLYLHKIPGTRGAEMRSRIGHRMPMTLTGVGKALLLGQDDRWERLFVAENPGADSAAMDAFVKRMQSYTRDGASLDLEENEPGIRCVAAPIRDGSGEIVAGISLSATRPFMPKDRMQALVPVMKAAAREISVKLGWRQG
- the dgoD gene encoding galactonate dehydratase: MGAHQLNTDTSTTTSERKARPMKITSMTTYTVPPRWLFLKIETDEGIVGWGEPVIEGKAATVASAVDELSDLLIGKDPANIEDLWTIMYRGGFYRGGPILMSAISGIDQALWDIKGTALGQPVHQLLGGKVRDRIRTYSWIGGDRPGDTAAAALETKNRGFTAVKMNATEELQFIDSYTKVDQVIENVQAIREATGEDFGIGVDFHGRVHKPMAKVLIKELEPYRLLFIEEPVLSEHFGSLRDVMANTPTPIALGERLFSRWDFREVIASGAVDIIQPDVSHAGGITETRKIAMMAEAYDVALALHCPLGPIALASCLQVDAGSYNAFIQEQSLGIHYNTSNDLLDYVTDPSVFNYDDGMIDIPSGPGLGIEVNEEYVIERSAEGHRWRNPIWRHTDGSFAEW
- a CDS encoding 2-dehydro-3-deoxy-6-phosphogalactonate aldolase, with product MPDTVPSGLIAILRGVRPDEVLDIAEGIVAAGFSAIEVPLNSPDPLDSITALVERFGNDVEIGAGTVLTANQVRDCKRAGARIIVAPDTDTEVIQTALGMGLTPYPGAATPTEAFAAIKAGATKVKLFPSSAMGISGMKAWSEVLPTGTKLFPVGGVGADNAAEWRNAGAAGLGLGSSLYRRGDCPDDVRVRAEAIASAWAHTN